One Spinacia oleracea cultivar Varoflay chromosome 4, BTI_SOV_V1, whole genome shotgun sequence DNA segment encodes these proteins:
- the LOC110781258 gene encoding uncharacterized protein, whose product MREQFYPYSLQLQMESEFIKLSQGKKNVLEYAVKFNELARFAPDLVTTDRQRMNRFEGGLNIEIRDRLSSSRISTFQELYDRAINVERIIKLREETYGKRKGSFEENQSNNKKQNVNVSYQGGNNGNQNFNKNSGCAKCGRWNHTEKECRIGTRDCFKCGSKDHQIRDCPQIHREQGDRRNDVNKGNGGTTNFNRNPPRGPTSNGRVFLMQGKDDDANDNDEFASME is encoded by the coding sequence ATGCGGGAACAATTTTATCCCTATTCTCTGCAACTGCAAATGGAATCGGAATTTATCAAATTGAGTCAAGGAAAGAAGAATGTTCTGGAATATGCAGTGAAATTTAATGAGCTTGCTCGATTTGCCCCTGACCTGGTGACTACTGATAGGCAAAGGATGAATCGATTTGAAGGAGGATTAAACATTGAGATCCGTGATCGTCTCTCGAGTTCTAGAATTTCCACATTCCAAGAGTTGTATGATCGAGCAATTAACGTCGAAAGAATTATCAAGCTTCGAGAAGAAACATATGGAAAACGAAAAGGGAGCTTCGAAGAAAATCAATCGAACAATAAGAAACAAAATGTCAATGTCAGCTATCAAGGAGGGAATAACGGAAACCAAAACTTTAACAAGAATAGTGGATGCGCCAAGTGTGGAAGATGGAACCATACTGAGAAAGAATGTCGAATTGGTACGCGAGATTGTTTCAAATGTGGTAGCAAAGATCACCAAATCAGAGATTGTCCGCAAATACATCGAGAGCAAGGTGATAGGAGAAACGATGTGAACAAAGGAAATGGTGGCACTACAAATTTCAACCGTAATCCCCCACGTGGACCAACTTCGAATGGAAGAGTGTTTTTAATGCAGGGAAAAGACGATGATGCAAATGACAATGACGAATTCGCTAGTATGGAGTGA
- the LOC130471392 gene encoding uncharacterized protein — translation MREQFYPYSLQLQMESEFIKLSQGKKNVLEYAVKFNELARFAPDLVTTDRQRMNRFEGGLNIEIRDRLSSSRISTFQELYDRAINVERIIKLREETYGKRKGSFEENQSNNKKQNVNVSYQGGNNGNQNFNKNSGCAKCGRWNHTEKECRIGTRDCFKCGSKDHQIRDCPQIHREQGDRRNDVNKGNGGTTNFNRNPPRGPTSNGRVFLMQGKDDDANDNDEFASME, via the coding sequence ATGCGGGAACAATTTTATCCCTATTCTCTGCAACTGCAAATGGAATCGGAATTTATCAAATTGAGTCAAGGAAAGAAGAATGTTCTGGAATATGCAGTGAAATTCAATGAGCTTGCTCGATTTGCCCCTGACCTGGTGACTACTGATAGGCAAAGGATGAATCGATTTGAAGGAGGATTAAACATTGAGATCCGTGATCGTCTCTCGAGTTCTAGAATTTCCACATTCCAAGAGTTGTATGATCGAGCAATTAACGTCGAAAGAATTATCAAGCTTCGAGAAGAAACATATGGAAAACGAAAAGGGAGCTTCGAAGAAAATCAATCGAACAATAAGAAACAAAATGTCAATGTCAGCTATCAAGGAGGGAATAACGGAAACCAAAACTTTAACAAGAATAGTGGATGCGCCAAGTGTGGAAGATGGAACCATACTGAGAAAGAATGTCGAATTGGTACGCGAGATTGTTTCAAATGTGGTAGCAAAGATCACCAAATCAGAGATTGTCCGCAAATACATCGAGAGCAAGGTGATAGGAGAAACGATGTGAACAAAGGAAATGGTGGCACTACAAATTTCAACCGTAATCCCCCACGTGGACCAACTTCGAATGGAAGAGTGTTTTTAATGCAGGGAAAAGACGATGATGCAAATGACAATGACGAATTCGCTAGTATGGAGTGA